A genomic segment from Neobacillus sp. YX16 encodes:
- a CDS encoding PadR family transcriptional regulator, whose protein sequence is MSQTQMMKGILDGCLLAIIAKKECYGYEMAESLSEYGFDTISEGTIYPLLMRMQREGLVTSVLRNSTAGPKRKYYSLTSKGQQELNDFQTRWFQLEKCVNAVIKEGN, encoded by the coding sequence ATGTCACAAACACAGATGATGAAGGGAATATTAGATGGCTGTCTCTTGGCCATCATCGCTAAGAAGGAGTGTTATGGATATGAGATGGCTGAAAGTTTAAGTGAGTATGGTTTTGATACGATCAGTGAAGGGACCATCTATCCATTATTAATGAGAATGCAGCGGGAAGGGCTTGTTACTTCTGTCCTTAGGAACTCAACAGCCGGCCCAAAGCGAAAATACTATTCGCTAACCAGCAAGGGGCAGCAGGAATTAAATGATTTTCAAACGAGATGGTTTCAGCTTGAGAAATGTGTGAACGCCGTTATTAAAGAAGGGAATTAA
- a CDS encoding monooxygenase, translated as MAYVLQVDFTMNGPFGDEMAAAFSGLAQSINEEEGFMWKIWTESPETNEAGGIYIFETKETAEKYLDMHTKRLAGFEITGVNAKIMAINPKLSDITKAPGLK; from the coding sequence ATGGCATACGTATTACAAGTTGATTTTACAATGAATGGACCTTTCGGAGATGAAATGGCGGCAGCGTTTTCTGGTTTAGCACAAAGCATAAATGAGGAAGAAGGCTTCATGTGGAAAATATGGACAGAGAGTCCTGAAACAAACGAAGCCGGCGGCATTTATATTTTCGAAACAAAAGAAACAGCTGAAAAATATTTAGATATGCATACCAAAAGATTGGCTGGATTTGAAATTACAGGTGTCAACGCGAAAATCATGGCCATTAACCCTAAGCTTAGTGATATTACAAAAGCTCCGGGTTTGAAATAA
- a CDS encoding DsbA family protein → MKNNNMICDLETGVCGVAGEEEMGLINFSQPKKSIEVYYVTDPICSHCWAIEPVLRRFKEQYGHYFNFHPVMGGLLEKWHDGPIDPANGIYKPADVAPHWREVGEHSRMPIDGSLMIDNPVQSSFPPSRVYKVIQKNYNDALAYEYLRRAREELFAFNQNISDLSVLIEIVNKLGLDGEVIVSEAEQPAGQQLLNEDFALARSLGARGFPTIIMINEENKGVKIVGGRPFESYVDGLKQVLNREELQPNPQPPLSSLLEKEKLLFSKEIEVMYDLEQTEINAFVEKELPQGSYQKKEVLGESYFTK, encoded by the coding sequence ATGAAGAACAATAATATGATTTGTGATTTAGAAACAGGTGTATGTGGAGTAGCTGGAGAGGAAGAAATGGGGCTGATTAATTTTAGTCAGCCAAAAAAATCCATTGAAGTTTATTATGTCACGGATCCCATTTGCTCTCATTGCTGGGCGATTGAACCGGTCCTTCGTCGTTTCAAAGAACAATATGGACACTATTTCAACTTTCATCCGGTGATGGGTGGATTATTGGAAAAATGGCATGATGGGCCCATCGATCCTGCAAACGGAATTTACAAACCTGCGGACGTTGCCCCTCATTGGAGGGAAGTGGGTGAGCATTCTCGCATGCCTATTGATGGATCACTCATGATTGACAATCCTGTTCAATCATCCTTCCCGCCTTCACGCGTCTATAAAGTGATTCAAAAAAATTATAATGATGCATTGGCTTATGAGTATTTACGACGTGCTAGAGAAGAGCTTTTCGCATTTAATCAAAATATTTCGGATCTATCTGTTCTAATCGAAATCGTCAATAAACTCGGCCTTGATGGAGAAGTGATTGTAAGTGAAGCCGAACAGCCAGCAGGACAGCAATTATTAAATGAAGATTTTGCTCTTGCAAGAAGTCTGGGTGCTAGAGGATTTCCAACGATAATTATGATCAATGAAGAAAACAAAGGTGTGAAAATTGTTGGGGGGCGTCCGTTTGAATCCTATGTCGATGGACTAAAGCAGGTTTTAAACAGGGAAGAATTGCAGCCAAACCCACAACCTCCTCTATCTAGCTTACTTGAAAAAGAAAAGCTTTTATTTTCAAAAGAAATTGAAGTCATGTACGATCTTGAACAAACCGAAATTAACGCTTTTGTTGAAAAAGAACTACCACAAGGCAGTTATCAAAAGAAAGAAGTTCTAGGGGAATCCTATTTTACAAAATAA
- a CDS encoding TetR/AcrR family transcriptional regulator yields the protein MTQSKTDPRVLRTRRLIMDSFIELSAKKEFKDITVKDITTEAMINRATFYYHFEDIYDLLEKALSEVLLVNLNGDFYKNDKLNDEAFVSIFIAITNFQKSLSNRCHRGYEDTIARIIREQLEIIFYKMLVKQNAAEEDEALKLNAIILSWGIYGASVEWKRKGMNVQPEDFIKPALPYLMSGIK from the coding sequence ATGACCCAATCAAAGACGGATCCCCGAGTGCTGCGGACTCGCAGATTAATTATGGATTCTTTCATTGAACTTTCCGCTAAAAAAGAATTTAAGGATATTACCGTAAAAGATATTACAACAGAAGCAATGATCAATCGCGCCACTTTTTATTATCATTTTGAAGACATATATGACTTGTTAGAGAAGGCATTATCTGAAGTATTATTAGTGAATCTGAACGGTGATTTTTATAAAAATGACAAACTAAACGATGAGGCGTTCGTTAGTATTTTCATAGCAATCACCAATTTTCAAAAGTCATTATCTAATCGTTGTCATAGAGGGTACGAAGATACCATTGCCCGTATTATTAGAGAACAGCTCGAAATTATTTTTTACAAAATGCTAGTCAAACAAAATGCAGCCGAAGAAGATGAAGCACTTAAACTTAATGCGATTATCTTAAGCTGGGGGATTTACGGAGCTTCTGTGGAATGGAAACGAAAGGGTATGAACGTACAGCCGGAAGATTTCATTAAGCCAGCCCTCCCGTATTTAATGTCTGGGATTAAGTAA
- a CDS encoding YmaF family protein codes for MDIPVSGFMYASDDSDPMHSHRLYITSWDGRPVHVHGFSGITSFDDGHSHQYAGQTEPAPTGVPHTHRYFTFTSVNDRHRHQIQGVTGPAIPYGNGGHYHEFNGFTSVEEAHRHQYGGSTGL; via the coding sequence ATGGATATCCCTGTTTCTGGCTTTATGTACGCTTCAGATGATTCAGACCCAATGCATTCCCATCGACTTTATATAACTTCCTGGGATGGAAGGCCCGTTCATGTTCACGGTTTTAGCGGCATTACATCTTTTGACGACGGCCACAGCCATCAATACGCTGGACAGACCGAACCGGCACCTACTGGGGTCCCGCATACCCATAGATATTTCACGTTTACTTCAGTTAATGACAGACATAGACACCAAATACAAGGAGTAACAGGACCTGCCATTCCTTATGGAAATGGTGGACATTATCATGAATTTAACGGTTTTACCTCTGTAGAAGAAGCCCATAGACACCAATATGGCGGAAGTACAGGCCTCTAA
- a CDS encoding YjcZ family sporulation protein: MGANVLPQPQMHYGYAAPCVQTRGCESFIIIIVLFILLIIIGAFAFCD; encoded by the coding sequence ATGGGGGCAAATGTACTTCCTCAGCCTCAAATGCATTACGGCTATGCTGCTCCATGTGTTCAAACGCGTGGTTGCGAGAGTTTTATCATAATAATCGTGTTGTTTATTTTATTAATCATTATAGGTGCCTTTGCTTTCTGCGATTAA
- a CDS encoding siderophore ABC transporter substrate-binding protein, translating into MKKLRFISIMFTLIFLLAACGSTEETSKSSGSEGEKTEEKAKEVTITHKYGEVTIEKNPKKVVVFDFGVLDTLDTLGVEITGLPQAIVPKTLEKYAGSEYTNVGSLKEPDFEALHELQPDVIFISGRQAELYDQFAEIAPTVFVDVDYANYMPSLEKNFNLLAEIFEKEDALVTKMDELKASIDELNKEASASDSKALILLANEGKISAFGPASRYGFVHDVFGFKAVDQNIEVAQHGQSVTFEYILEKNPDVLFVIDRSAAVGGEIAAKDTIENELVKKTNAYKNGKIIYLDAVNWYIAGNGITSTQSMIEEVKAAIE; encoded by the coding sequence ATGAAGAAATTACGTTTTATATCAATTATGTTCACACTGATTTTCTTATTAGCTGCATGCGGCAGCACAGAGGAAACGAGCAAATCTTCAGGTTCTGAAGGAGAAAAAACAGAAGAGAAAGCAAAAGAAGTCACGATTACCCATAAATACGGGGAAGTTACCATTGAAAAGAACCCTAAGAAAGTAGTTGTATTTGATTTTGGAGTACTTGATACATTAGACACATTGGGTGTAGAAATAACTGGTCTTCCACAAGCAATCGTTCCTAAGACGTTGGAGAAGTATGCAGGTTCAGAATATACCAACGTTGGTAGCTTGAAAGAACCTGATTTTGAAGCGCTGCACGAATTACAGCCAGATGTTATTTTCATCTCAGGAAGACAAGCAGAGTTATATGATCAATTTGCAGAAATTGCTCCAACGGTGTTTGTAGATGTAGATTATGCTAACTACATGCCCTCACTTGAAAAGAATTTCAATCTCTTAGCTGAAATTTTTGAAAAGGAAGACGCACTTGTTACAAAAATGGATGAGCTAAAGGCAAGTATTGATGAGTTAAATAAAGAAGCATCCGCGTCTGATAGCAAAGCATTAATTCTACTGGCAAATGAAGGAAAGATAAGTGCCTTTGGTCCAGCATCACGCTATGGATTTGTACATGATGTGTTTGGTTTCAAAGCAGTAGATCAAAATATTGAAGTTGCACAGCACGGTCAAAGTGTCACGTTTGAATATATTTTAGAAAAAAATCCAGATGTTCTATTCGTTATCGACCGCTCTGCTGCAGTTGGTGGAGAAATAGCAGCAAAGGATACCATTGAAAATGAGTTAGTAAAGAAAACAAATGCGTATAAAAATGGAAAGATTATCTACCTAGATGCAGTGAACTGGTACATTGCAGGAAATGGGATTACTTCAACGCAATCCATGATAGAAGAAGTGAAAGCAGCAATAGAGTAG
- a CDS encoding carbohydrate-binding domain-containing protein — MLIKKSRYTKLATSLMCTALLFGCSNNSSESDTANNSVATVNAESLSTIGDKNIADVISGIVTYDKDDLYTDWKSDDTTSIQLTGTGATVEDSGGAMVDGNIITIKTSGTYVISGKLNDGQIIVDAEDKATVRLVLNGAEINSAANSPIYVKKAEKTVISLEDGTENSISDGETYNLEGSDDEPNAAVFSKGNLTINGTGKLVVKGNYNNGITSKDDLKVTGGTIEIEAADDGLMGRDLLAVKDGDFTIKAGGDAVKSTNDKDASKGVIAIEGGAFDLVAANDGFQAVTSLLIVDGDFKISTGGGSPETVGTKEGGGQRPGQTTITTTAAAAESESDSAKGLKAGTEVGIGGGTFEIDSLDDAVHSNNSVTITGGKMAIATGDDGIHGDSAVFANGGDITISKSYEGIESLVITIAAGDIEVNASDDGINVGGGVDGSNPDMQSTTSENNLLSINGGNVYVNAQGDGLDSNGSISMTDGNVIVSGPTNNGNGSLDYDQTLDISGGLLIAAGSSGMVQAASEDSKQHSVLMTYPETQAAGTILHLEDSKGNTVATFAPEKDYQAVFISSPKLEKDGTYTLYSDGKATGSEADGFYKDGDYSGGTKVVEFTIADSVTWLNESGITTAQSGGPGGGGRGGQAPMDGGNRGDMLSNLDEETRTKVQEIMEKERAGTITREDAQAQLAELGVEFGGRP, encoded by the coding sequence ATGTTGATAAAAAAATCAAGATATACAAAATTGGCCACATCGCTTATGTGTACGGCACTCTTGTTTGGCTGCAGCAATAACAGCAGCGAGAGTGATACTGCCAATAACAGTGTTGCCACAGTGAATGCAGAAAGTTTGAGTACCATTGGTGATAAAAATATTGCCGACGTCATTAGTGGGATCGTTACGTATGACAAAGATGATCTTTATACGGACTGGAAAAGTGATGACACGACTTCCATTCAATTAACGGGTACGGGAGCTACTGTTGAGGATTCCGGCGGGGCAATGGTTGATGGAAATATCATCACCATTAAAACTTCCGGAACCTATGTAATTAGCGGAAAGCTGAACGATGGGCAAATTATTGTCGACGCAGAGGATAAAGCGACCGTCCGGCTTGTACTGAATGGAGCGGAAATCAATTCCGCTGCAAATTCGCCGATTTATGTGAAGAAGGCGGAAAAAACGGTCATTTCTCTTGAGGATGGGACGGAAAATTCGATCTCGGATGGTGAAACCTACAACCTGGAAGGCTCGGACGATGAACCGAATGCAGCGGTCTTCAGCAAAGGCAACCTCACGATTAATGGTACAGGGAAATTGGTTGTCAAAGGAAATTACAATAATGGGATTACCAGCAAAGATGATTTAAAGGTTACAGGCGGAACCATTGAAATTGAGGCGGCGGATGATGGACTGATGGGCCGTGACTTATTGGCTGTGAAAGATGGAGATTTCACCATTAAAGCAGGAGGAGATGCGGTGAAATCAACAAACGATAAAGATGCTTCAAAAGGAGTAATTGCCATTGAAGGCGGAGCTTTCGATCTTGTTGCTGCTAATGATGGCTTCCAGGCAGTAACCTCGTTATTGATTGTAGATGGAGACTTTAAAATCTCAACCGGTGGAGGAAGTCCTGAAACGGTTGGAACCAAAGAAGGTGGGGGACAAAGGCCAGGACAAACAACCATCACTACAACAGCTGCTGCAGCTGAGTCAGAATCGGATAGTGCAAAAGGCTTGAAAGCTGGAACGGAGGTTGGTATTGGCGGCGGTACATTTGAAATTGATTCCTTAGATGATGCTGTTCACAGTAATAACAGCGTAACGATAACGGGTGGGAAAATGGCCATTGCTACCGGTGATGACGGGATTCATGGAGATTCCGCGGTCTTTGCTAATGGCGGGGATATCACAATTAGTAAAAGTTATGAGGGAATCGAGAGCTTGGTCATCACTATTGCAGCCGGTGACATCGAGGTCAATGCAAGTGACGATGGTATCAATGTTGGGGGCGGTGTTGACGGGTCAAACCCAGATATGCAATCAACCACTTCGGAAAACAATCTTCTTTCCATTAACGGCGGGAATGTTTATGTGAATGCACAGGGAGATGGTTTGGATTCGAATGGATCGATTTCGATGACGGACGGTAATGTGATTGTCAGCGGCCCGACCAATAATGGCAATGGTTCACTTGATTATGACCAAACCTTAGATATTTCTGGCGGCTTGCTGATTGCTGCAGGCAGTTCCGGAATGGTACAGGCTGCATCAGAGGATTCCAAGCAGCATTCCGTGCTGATGACCTATCCTGAAACACAGGCAGCAGGAACGATTCTTCATTTGGAGGACAGTAAAGGAAATACAGTAGCAACCTTTGCACCTGAAAAAGACTACCAAGCTGTATTCATCAGTTCTCCAAAGCTTGAGAAGGATGGAACATACACCCTTTACTCTGATGGAAAAGCGACCGGTAGTGAAGCGGATGGGTTTTATAAGGATGGAGACTATTCCGGAGGTACGAAAGTAGTCGAATTTACGATTGCGGATTCCGTAACATGGCTGAACGAATCTGGGATTACAACAGCTCAAAGCGGCGGGCCAGGCGGTGGCGGCCGTGGAGGGCAAGCCCCTATGGACGGTGGGAACCGTGGCGACATGCTCTCAAATCTAGACGAAGAAACAAGAACAAAGGTACAGGAAATCATGGAAAAAGAACGAGCAGGAACGATAACCAGGGAAGACGCGCAGGCACAACTGGCAGAACTCGGGGTTGAATTTGGAGGAAGGCCGTAG
- a CDS encoding response regulator transcription factor, giving the protein MKLLIIEDDKHLSDTIRETTQDLFETAQAFDGEEGLFLAEQNIFDVIILDIMMPGMNGYEVLKELRKSNIDTPVIMLTAKDGIDDKIQGFKVGADDYMVKPFHREELLLRLEAMVRRAGGRFKENILSFKELKLNLKNKTAEINGELLGKLNGKQFDLLEYLINNKNTILTKEQIFDRIWGFESDTSTTVVEVYASNLRKNLKKYGYDHYIKTFRGLGYMLSEDGES; this is encoded by the coding sequence ATGAAGCTATTAATCATAGAAGATGATAAGCATCTTTCAGATACGATTCGCGAAACAACCCAGGACCTGTTCGAAACAGCTCAGGCCTTCGATGGCGAGGAAGGACTTTTTCTGGCAGAGCAAAATATATTTGACGTCATCATATTGGACATTATGATGCCGGGAATGAATGGTTATGAGGTTTTAAAAGAGCTGCGGAAAAGCAATATTGATACTCCTGTCATCATGCTGACAGCGAAAGATGGGATCGATGATAAGATTCAGGGTTTCAAGGTTGGCGCCGATGATTATATGGTCAAGCCTTTCCACCGTGAGGAACTGCTTTTACGCCTGGAGGCAATGGTTAGGAGAGCCGGTGGCCGGTTTAAGGAAAACATCCTCTCCTTTAAAGAGCTAAAGCTTAATCTAAAAAATAAAACTGCTGAAATAAATGGAGAATTACTAGGAAAGCTGAACGGCAAGCAGTTCGACCTGCTCGAGTATTTGATTAACAATAAAAATACCATATTAACAAAAGAACAGATTTTTGACCGCATTTGGGGATTCGAGTCCGATACCTCAACAACAGTGGTCGAAGTGTATGCAAGCAATTTGCGGAAAAACCTGAAGAAGTATGGGTATGACCACTATATCAAGACCTTCCGCGGACTTGGCTATATGCTGAGCGAAGATGGTGAAAGCTAA